Proteins encoded together in one Yersinia mollaretii ATCC 43969 window:
- a CDS encoding glycosyltransferase: MNDLKKSVSISILICCYNSESRIKQVLSSLEKQKISTNLLEVIIIDNASLDTTYSVSTSYIDSFPFKLSVFKEPISGLMNARIRGIKEAKNDLIIFVDDDNLLDTDYCYKAHQLFSEKTDIAFAGGESRLPLYISPPTWFDKYSKCYAVGPQYNESRYLCGAEILWGAGLIVRREMLLTIINYDFKCVGRKGNIQLSGDDSELCYLLILNGGIGYYYSELKLQHAIDTSRFNIDKLLQVYRGFGQSFPILVKYRMRIVTGNNLGKIKNIIYSNRKLFVFYSYIRRYEAICRGNKLMIEYWNGCLKTLNNLPN, encoded by the coding sequence ATGAACGATTTAAAAAAGAGTGTAAGTATAAGTATTTTAATTTGTTGTTATAATAGCGAGTCTAGAATAAAACAAGTATTAAGTTCACTAGAAAAACAAAAAATATCAACGAATCTACTAGAGGTTATTATAATCGATAATGCTTCCTTAGATACGACTTATTCTGTTTCCACATCCTATATTGATAGTTTCCCGTTTAAACTTAGTGTTTTTAAAGAGCCTATTTCAGGATTGATGAATGCAAGAATTAGAGGAATAAAAGAGGCTAAAAATGATTTAATTATATTTGTTGATGATGATAATCTTCTTGATACAGATTACTGTTATAAGGCTCATCAGCTTTTTTCGGAAAAAACAGATATTGCGTTTGCAGGGGGAGAATCAAGGCTTCCACTGTATATATCACCTCCTACGTGGTTTGATAAATATTCTAAATGCTATGCTGTAGGGCCTCAATATAATGAGTCTCGATATCTTTGTGGTGCCGAAATATTATGGGGAGCAGGTTTAATCGTTAGAAGAGAGATGTTACTAACTATTATAAATTATGATTTTAAGTGCGTAGGAAGAAAAGGCAACATCCAATTGTCAGGCGATGATAGTGAGTTATGCTATCTTCTTATATTGAATGGTGGGATCGGATACTATTATTCTGAATTAAAATTACAGCATGCAATAGATACCTCAAGATTTAATATCGATAAGTTGTTGCAAGTTTATCGAGGCTTTGGTCAAAGCTTTCCTATACTAGTAAAATATAGAATGAGAATAGTGACTGGTAATAATCTAGGAAAAATAAAAAATATAATTTATTCAAATCGGAAGCTATTTGTTTTTTATTCATACATTCGCAGGTATGAGGCTATTTGTAGGGGCAATAAACTAATGATTGAATATTGGAATGGGTGCTTAAAAACATTAAATAATTTGCCTAATTAG
- a CDS encoding glycosyltransferase family 2 protein — protein sequence MGQSFFFQNFKISIITIVYNAASELKETIDSVRSQKYADIEYVVIDGDSKDNTIKIIQANTDIINIWISESDKGIYDAMNKGVKLCSGDYIIFMNAGDTFYDQNSIANAMSQPNIHMYDVIYGDYSVINAYRRNGHRKAKDINELWKGMPTSHQAMFFKRLSNTPVIYNLESGLAADHDLVVRKFLANEKFLRLDSILIANYSGGGISDKKRTDVYRSLYKNSKLLNKNHFQLSSYYGYMFLRTLIRTTILNVSQYFKR from the coding sequence ATGGGGCAATCATTTTTTTTTCAAAATTTTAAAATAAGCATAATTACTATTGTATATAATGCGGCATCTGAGTTAAAAGAAACAATTGATTCAGTAAGATCGCAAAAGTATGCAGATATAGAATATGTCGTTATTGATGGTGATTCAAAAGATAATACTATTAAAATAATTCAAGCTAATACAGATATAATAAACATATGGATCAGTGAATCAGATAAAGGCATTTATGATGCAATGAATAAAGGTGTCAAGTTATGTTCGGGAGATTACATCATCTTTATGAATGCGGGCGATACCTTTTATGACCAGAATTCCATTGCAAATGCAATGTCACAGCCTAATATCCATATGTATGATGTAATCTATGGTGATTATAGCGTAATAAATGCATATAGAAGAAATGGACACCGGAAAGCAAAAGATATTAATGAGCTATGGAAGGGTATGCCAACATCTCATCAAGCAATGTTTTTTAAACGATTATCGAACACCCCAGTTATATATAATTTAGAGTCAGGGCTTGCGGCCGATCATGATCTAGTGGTTAGAAAATTCCTAGCTAATGAAAAATTTTTGCGTTTAGATAGTATACTAATTGCAAATTATTCTGGAGGCGGAATTTCCGATAAAAAAAGAACGGATGTGTATCGTTCTTTATATAAAAATTCAAAACTACTTAATAAAAATCACTTTCAACTATCTTCCTATTATGGTTATATGTTTTTAAGAACATTAATAAGAACGACTATTTTAAATGTTTCCCAGTATTTTAAAAGATAA
- a CDS encoding glycosyltransferase, with protein MKVCVISFSDNRGGAAKAANRQVKAIKKYCPDWSVNFLVAEKISNDDSIIGPNKLDKTIHFFLRVMSFLITKLQITKNKSKHSLNIFSSRHVINSIDYSSDVIHLHWFNNDTISLSKLMGILSEYKGKIVITMHDDWLFCGLEHSSYESVRFIDGYHANNSDNLLLDLDRAIFNKKLKIKSLLERKKVILTTPSLWMLKRASSSLLLRNANLKYVPNIIDCDLFKPYPKLGCRHKLEISNESFVISFGAVGGVSNPLKGYDLLIRVLNHLNKNYTEMKCVELLVFGGDTQCKESLCGFNITYTGVIESTEDMAMLYSSADLVLVPSLIESFGQVAAESLACETPVIAFDNSGVSEVIRDNGGIIIDAFDIEEFSKSIFSFYSLSELERRSMGRKGRLAMIKKYSPETVSAKWKDVYCDDNK; from the coding sequence ATGAAAGTTTGCGTTATTTCGTTTTCAGATAATAGAGGTGGGGCAGCTAAAGCGGCAAATCGTCAAGTTAAGGCAATAAAAAAATACTGTCCTGACTGGTCTGTTAATTTTCTTGTAGCAGAAAAAATCAGTAACGATGATTCGATCATAGGGCCTAATAAACTAGATAAAACAATCCATTTTTTTCTTAGAGTAATGTCATTTTTAATAACAAAGCTACAAATAACTAAAAATAAGTCCAAACACTCATTAAATATCTTTAGTTCTCGACATGTAATTAATTCAATTGATTATAGTTCTGATGTAATCCACCTTCACTGGTTCAATAATGATACTATCTCACTTAGTAAGTTAATGGGAATACTATCTGAATATAAAGGCAAGATTGTAATAACAATGCATGACGATTGGCTATTTTGTGGTTTAGAGCACTCATCTTATGAGAGTGTTAGGTTTATTGATGGCTATCATGCTAACAATAGTGATAATTTACTGCTGGATCTAGATAGAGCTATTTTCAATAAAAAATTAAAAATAAAATCTCTTTTAGAAAGGAAAAAAGTCATTTTAACGACTCCATCTTTATGGATGTTAAAGCGAGCATCTAGTAGCTTATTATTACGTAATGCCAATTTAAAATATGTTCCTAATATTATTGATTGCGACTTATTTAAACCATATCCTAAATTAGGATGTCGCCATAAGTTAGAAATATCAAATGAGAGTTTTGTTATATCCTTCGGTGCTGTTGGTGGAGTGTCAAATCCACTCAAGGGGTATGATCTTTTGATTCGTGTTTTAAATCATCTCAACAAAAACTATACAGAAATGAAATGCGTTGAATTACTTGTTTTTGGTGGAGATACCCAATGCAAAGAAAGCCTTTGTGGTTTCAATATTACTTATACTGGTGTGATTGAGTCGACAGAAGATATGGCAATGCTATATTCATCAGCTGATTTGGTTTTAGTTCCTTCTCTAATCGAATCTTTTGGTCAGGTTGCCGCAGAGAGTTTAGCTTGTGAGACCCCTGTGATTGCATTTGATAATTCTGGAGTCTCGGAGGTTATTAGGGATAATGGTGGTATTATTATAGATGCATTCGATATTGAAGAATTTAGTAAGAGTATATTTTCATTTTACTCATTATCAGAGCTTGAACGTAGATCTATGGGCAGGAAAGGTAGACTGGCAATGATAAAAAAATATAGCCCGGAAACTGTATCTGCAAAATGGAAGGATGTTTACTGTGATGATAACAAATAA
- the gmd gene encoding GDP-mannose 4,6-dehydratase: MKKALITGVTGQDGSYLVELLLSKGYEVHGIKRRSSSFNTSRIDHIYQDRHEENPRFFLHYGDLTDTSNLVRLIQEIQPDEIYNLGAQSHVAVSFESPEYTADVDAMGTLRLLEAIRINGLEKKTRFYQASTSELYGLVQETPQRETTPFYPRSPYAVAKMYAYWITVNYRESYGMYACNGILFNHESPRRGETFVTRKITRAVANIALGLEKCLYLGNIDSLRDWGHAKDYVRMQWMMLQQDKPEDFVIATGKQITVREFVRMSAREAGIELQFSGEGVEEIATVVAVNGSHASSVNIGDVIVRIDPRYFRPAEVETLLGDPTKAKKILGWVPEITVEEMCAEMVASDLEQAKQYALLKANGFDVSISLES, from the coding sequence ATGAAAAAAGCATTAATTACTGGTGTTACCGGTCAAGATGGCTCTTATTTAGTAGAGTTGCTATTGAGCAAAGGATATGAGGTTCATGGTATTAAACGCCGTTCATCTTCTTTTAATACCAGCCGTATTGATCATATTTATCAAGACCGCCATGAAGAAAATCCTCGTTTCTTTTTACATTATGGCGATTTAACTGATACGTCGAATCTAGTTCGACTTATCCAGGAAATTCAACCGGATGAAATTTATAATTTGGGGGCCCAGTCCCATGTGGCAGTTTCATTTGAATCGCCAGAATACACTGCGGATGTTGATGCTATGGGTACACTGCGCTTACTAGAGGCTATTCGTATCAATGGTCTCGAAAAGAAGACTCGTTTCTATCAAGCTTCAACTTCAGAGCTTTATGGTTTAGTGCAAGAAACCCCACAACGTGAAACAACACCATTCTACCCGCGCTCTCCTTATGCTGTGGCTAAAATGTATGCTTACTGGATTACAGTAAACTATCGCGAATCATATGGCATGTATGCTTGTAATGGCATCTTATTTAACCATGAGTCTCCTCGTCGTGGTGAAACATTTGTTACTCGGAAAATTACTCGAGCTGTTGCAAATATTGCATTAGGTCTGGAAAAATGCCTTTATCTAGGCAATATTGACTCACTGCGGGATTGGGGTCATGCAAAAGATTACGTGCGCATGCAATGGATGATGTTGCAACAAGACAAACCAGAAGATTTTGTTATTGCTACTGGCAAGCAAATTACTGTTCGTGAGTTTGTGCGTATGTCGGCGAGAGAAGCTGGGATTGAATTGCAGTTTAGTGGTGAAGGTGTTGAAGAGATTGCTACTGTTGTTGCAGTTAATGGTAGCCATGCATCTTCAGTTAACATTGGGGATGTCATTGTTCGCATAGACCCACGTTATTTCCGTCCTGCTGAAGTTGAAACATTGCTAGGTGATCCAACGAAAGCTAAGAAAATATTGGGTTGGGTGCCTGAAATTACCGTCGAAGAAATGTGCGCAGAAATGGTTGCTAGCGATTTAGAACAAGCTAAGCAATATGCACTGTTAAAAGCTAACGGCTTTGACGTATCCATTTCATTGGAGAGTTAA
- the fcl gene encoding GDP-L-fucose synthase: protein MDKKRVFVAGHRGMVGSAIVRQLEKRNDIELIVRTRTELELMSQSAVQEFFASEKIDEVYLAAAKVGGIQANNNYPAEFIYENLMIECNIIHAAHLADIQKLLFLGSSCIYPKFAVQPMTEETLLTGVLEPTNEPYAIAKIAGIKLCESYNRQYGRDYRSVMPTNLYGENDNFHPENSHVIPALLRRFYEAKMRDDKEMVVWGTGKPMREFLHVDDMAAASVHVMELSDQIYQANTQPMLSHINVGTGEDCTIRELAETMAKVIGFSGNLVFDSTKPDGAPRKLMDVSRLAKLGWHYQISLEKGLMMTYQWFLEHQNNFRK, encoded by the coding sequence GTGGATAAGAAACGCGTATTTGTCGCTGGGCATCGTGGTATGGTGGGTTCTGCCATTGTACGTCAACTTGAAAAACGCAACGATATTGAATTGATTGTTAGGACTCGAACTGAACTCGAACTCATGTCCCAATCAGCGGTACAAGAATTTTTTGCCTCCGAAAAAATTGATGAAGTCTACTTAGCGGCTGCAAAAGTAGGAGGAATTCAGGCGAATAATAATTATCCGGCAGAGTTTATCTACGAAAATTTAATGATTGAATGTAATATCATTCATGCGGCTCACCTAGCTGACATTCAGAAGCTATTGTTTTTGGGTTCATCCTGCATCTATCCAAAATTTGCTGTACAACCAATGACAGAGGAAACTCTGTTGACCGGTGTTTTGGAACCGACTAATGAACCTTATGCAATTGCTAAAATTGCGGGTATTAAACTGTGTGAATCTTATAATCGACAATATGGCCGCGATTATCGCAGTGTTATGCCAACTAACCTTTATGGTGAAAATGATAATTTTCATCCCGAAAACTCCCATGTTATTCCTGCCTTATTGCGTCGCTTCTATGAAGCTAAAATGCGTGATGATAAAGAAATGGTTGTGTGGGGAACGGGCAAACCAATGCGTGAGTTTCTACATGTAGATGATATGGCTGCTGCCAGTGTGCATGTTATGGAGCTGTCTGATCAAATTTATCAAGCTAATACTCAACCGATGCTTTCTCATATTAACGTTGGTACGGGGGAGGATTGCACCATCCGCGAATTGGCAGAAACTATGGCTAAAGTGATCGGTTTTAGCGGTAATTTAGTCTTTGATTCGACTAAGCCAGACGGAGCTCCTCGAAAACTGATGGACGTAAGCCGTCTGGCTAAGTTGGGCTGGCACTATCAGATCTCGCTTGAGAAAGGTTTAATGATGACTTACCAATGGTTCTTGGAGCATCAGAATAATTTCAGAAAATAA
- a CDS encoding mannose-1-phosphate guanylyltransferase/mannose-6-phosphate isomerase, giving the protein MLLPVIMAGGAGSRLWPLSRALYPKQFLALTSDSTMLQETLLRLEGLPHLAPLVICNEDHRFIIAEQLRQKGLVHSGIVLEPVGRNTAPAIALAALHATMDGEDPLLLVLAADHVIQDKPAFIRAVQCAEPLANAGKLVTFGIVPNSPETGYGYIRHGGQVADGAYKVAAFVEKPDLTTAEQYLSSGNYYWNSGMFVFKASRYLEELGLHRPDILAACKRAIAGQHADLDFIRINKEAFSSCPDESIDYAVMEKTCDAVVVPMDAQWSDVGCWSALWEINAKDDHGNVIRGDVLMEDTNNSYVYSQNRLVATVGINELVIVETKDAILVAHKDKVQNVKEIVGQLKLESRCEYLQHREVYRPWGSHDAIAEGVRYHVQHVTVKPGQRIATQIHYHRAEHWIVVSGIAKVHYGNETYLVNENESTYIPVGVAHSIENPGKIPLEIIEVHTGNYLSENDVERIDNLGVGY; this is encoded by the coding sequence ATGCTATTACCTGTAATTATGGCTGGAGGTGCTGGTAGCCGTTTATGGCCATTATCCCGAGCTCTTTATCCTAAGCAATTCTTAGCGCTCACATCAGATTCGACGATGCTACAAGAAACCCTATTGCGCTTAGAAGGCCTTCCACATCTTGCACCACTAGTCATTTGCAACGAAGATCATCGCTTCATTATTGCTGAACAGTTACGTCAGAAGGGTCTGGTTCATAGCGGAATAGTACTAGAGCCAGTTGGGCGTAATACTGCGCCAGCTATAGCACTAGCAGCGTTGCATGCAACCATGGATGGAGAAGATCCTCTGTTGCTGGTCTTAGCGGCTGATCACGTAATTCAGGATAAGCCAGCATTTATTCGTGCAGTCCAATGTGCTGAACCGCTTGCAAATGCGGGGAAACTGGTCACTTTTGGTATCGTACCGAATAGCCCAGAAACAGGATATGGATATATTCGTCATGGAGGGCAGGTTGCTGATGGTGCTTATAAGGTTGCTGCTTTTGTTGAAAAGCCTGACCTGACGACAGCAGAACAGTATTTATCTTCGGGCAACTATTATTGGAATAGCGGCATGTTTGTATTTAAAGCATCTCGCTACTTAGAAGAGTTAGGATTGCATCGCCCTGATATTTTGGCTGCCTGTAAGCGAGCAATAGCGGGTCAACATGCAGATTTAGACTTTATCCGTATCAATAAAGAGGCTTTCTCTAGTTGCCCTGACGAGTCTATTGATTATGCTGTGATGGAAAAAACGTGTGATGCAGTCGTAGTCCCAATGGATGCACAATGGAGTGATGTTGGGTGCTGGTCAGCTCTTTGGGAGATTAATGCTAAAGATGATCACGGGAATGTAATACGTGGTGATGTATTAATGGAAGATACGAACAACAGTTACGTATATTCCCAAAATAGACTCGTTGCAACTGTAGGAATTAACGAGTTAGTCATTGTTGAAACTAAAGATGCTATTTTAGTTGCTCATAAAGATAAAGTACAAAACGTCAAAGAGATTGTTGGACAGCTTAAACTTGAATCTCGATGTGAATATCTACAGCACCGAGAAGTGTACCGCCCTTGGGGATCACACGATGCTATAGCTGAGGGGGTTCGTTACCATGTTCAGCATGTAACCGTGAAACCGGGCCAACGGATAGCGACTCAGATTCATTACCACAGAGCTGAACATTGGATTGTAGTTTCTGGTATTGCTAAAGTTCATTATGGTAATGAAACTTATCTCGTTAATGAAAATGAATCTACTTATATACCTGTTGGTGTCGCACACTCTATTGAAAACCCAGGAAAGATTCCTTTGGAAATAATAGAAGTCCATACAGGAAACTACCTTTCAGAGAATGATGTAGAACGAATTGATAATTTAGGTGTAGGGTATTAA
- a CDS encoding glycosyltransferase family 2 protein, which translates to MKVSIITATYNSEKTISDTLLSLENQTYRDIEYIIVDGASKDRTLTVINQDSTRVTKVISEPDDGIYDALNKGIDAATGDIVGFLHSDDLFAYPDVLTDIVAIFEKKQCDAVYGDLQYVAKNDLTKVIRCWESGFFNHRKMKYGWMPPHPTFYMKRDLYVSLGGFDLNYKISADYDSLTRYIINHQIKISYLPKVLIKMRVGGISNRSFRSMLLKSKEDIKIMRVRGLFWPVSLLCKNLSKFPQFIK; encoded by the coding sequence ATGAAAGTAAGCATTATTACCGCTACATATAATAGCGAGAAGACAATATCTGATACTTTATTATCTTTAGAAAATCAAACTTATAGAGATATTGAATATATCATTGTTGATGGTGCATCAAAGGATCGTACATTAACTGTTATTAATCAGGACTCAACACGAGTTACTAAAGTTATTAGTGAGCCTGATGATGGTATTTATGATGCACTGAATAAAGGAATTGATGCCGCAACAGGTGATATTGTTGGTTTTTTACATTCTGATGATTTATTTGCTTATCCAGATGTCTTGACAGATATCGTGGCAATTTTCGAAAAAAAACAATGTGACGCTGTATATGGTGATTTGCAATATGTCGCAAAAAATGATTTAACTAAAGTCATTAGGTGTTGGGAAAGTGGTTTTTTTAACCATAGAAAAATGAAATATGGTTGGATGCCTCCTCATCCTACATTTTATATGAAACGAGACCTTTATGTGAGCTTGGGGGGATTTGATTTGAATTATAAAATATCAGCTGATTATGATTCTCTCACTCGTTATATAATTAATCATCAAATTAAAATATCCTATTTGCCTAAAGTTCTTATTAAGATGAGAGTCGGAGGGATTAGTAATCGTTCATTTAGAAGTATGTTATTAAAGTCTAAAGAAGATATTAAAATAATGAGAGTGCGCGGGCTGTTTTGGCCTGTTTCATTGTTATGCAAGAACTTATCTAAATTCCCCCAGTTTATAAAGTGA
- the cpsG gene encoding phosphomannomutase CpsG, whose amino-acid sequence MSKLTCFKAYDIRGRLGDELNEDIAYRIGRAYGEFAKPKKVVVGGDVRLTSENLKLALSKGLQDAGTDVFDIGLSGTEEMYFATFHLGVDGGIEVTASHNPIDYNGMKLVREDSRPISGDTGLLDIQYLAEQNEFPIVDSNKIGSYKKISILDEYIDHLISYISPPNFKPLKLVINSGNGAAGHVIDALEKRFSELTIPITLIKINHEPDGTFPNGIPNPLLPECRQDTTDAVLAYGADMGIAFDGDFDRCFFFNNKGEFIEGYYIVGLLAESFLQKNAGAKIIHDPRLSWNTIDIVNTLGGKPIMSKTGHAFIKERMRKEDAVYGGEMSAHHYFRDFSYCDSGMIPWLLISEIISVKGKSLEQLVKERMLAYPASGEINSKLIDPISAIARVRSAYEDRAISINEIDGISMEFSEWRFNLRSSNTESVVRLNVESKRDKQLMEIETSNILRILRK is encoded by the coding sequence ATGTCTAAACTAACCTGTTTCAAAGCTTATGATATTCGTGGCCGACTAGGTGATGAATTAAATGAAGATATAGCTTATCGTATAGGTCGTGCTTATGGTGAGTTTGCTAAACCTAAGAAGGTTGTAGTTGGTGGTGATGTTAGATTAACTAGTGAAAATCTTAAGTTAGCTTTGAGCAAAGGCTTGCAGGATGCGGGAACTGATGTTTTTGATATTGGTTTATCAGGCACGGAAGAAATGTATTTTGCTACCTTCCATCTTGGAGTTGATGGTGGTATCGAAGTCACTGCTAGCCATAATCCAATAGATTACAACGGAATGAAACTTGTTCGTGAGGATTCTAGGCCCATCAGTGGAGATACAGGATTGCTGGATATTCAATATTTAGCTGAGCAGAATGAATTTCCAATCGTAGATAGTAATAAAATAGGTAGTTATAAAAAGATATCTATTCTTGATGAGTATATCGATCATTTAATTAGTTATATATCTCCACCTAATTTTAAGCCTTTAAAATTAGTGATTAACAGTGGTAATGGTGCTGCTGGTCATGTTATTGATGCATTGGAAAAACGGTTTTCTGAATTAACTATTCCGATAACTTTGATAAAAATAAATCATGAACCAGATGGGACATTCCCTAATGGTATCCCAAATCCATTATTACCTGAGTGTCGGCAAGATACCACTGATGCCGTTTTAGCATATGGCGCGGATATGGGGATTGCTTTTGATGGTGACTTTGATCGTTGTTTTTTCTTTAATAACAAAGGTGAATTTATCGAGGGATACTATATTGTTGGACTTTTAGCCGAGAGCTTTTTGCAGAAAAATGCTGGCGCTAAAATTATTCATGATCCTCGTTTGAGTTGGAATACTATAGATATAGTTAATACCTTAGGTGGGAAACCTATAATGTCCAAAACCGGACATGCGTTTATTAAAGAACGTATGCGAAAAGAAGATGCAGTTTATGGTGGTGAAATGAGTGCTCATCATTATTTTCGCGATTTTTCTTATTGTGACTCAGGAATGATTCCATGGTTGCTTATCTCTGAAATTATATCCGTCAAAGGGAAAAGTCTGGAACAATTAGTTAAAGAGCGTATGCTCGCTTACCCTGCATCTGGAGAAATAAACTCTAAGTTAATCGATCCAATCTCTGCAATAGCAAGAGTTCGTTCTGCATATGAAGATAGAGCTATTAGTATTAATGAAATTGATGGGATTAGTATGGAGTTTTCTGAGTGGCGATTTAATTTGCGCAGCTCAAACACCGAGTCTGTTGTACGATTAAATGTTGAATCAAAGCGTGATAAACAGCTAATGGAAATAGAAACATCGAATATTTTAAGAATATTAAGGAAGTGA
- a CDS encoding Wzz/FepE/Etk N-terminal domain-containing protein: MNGRSIDDKKLSSFEQYKLSSNKDEIDLIELVSIVLNSYKSVVFITLAFVFFGGCTIFFSPKNWVSSAAVSLPSDLQLQSLETVNTSLLLLNIDINISQEDVFGVFRKYYSSQDLFNKYLDTLKVKPVGSVSVTGIVTDKNAYILSYNSSIDSGMKEILSGYIDYVNRQVSNNINYNIELILDTSKKTANEEYQLALQQAENEQKVKIQRLEYAALIAKAAGLQKPINNEFESLDKISSYPISLGYDALDKQLEIEKSISDLTTINAELLNKKLYLDKINALQPVIIHLDAFEYLQFPSEPVQQDAKKRLLTIIIFGFIGFVSSIGFVLVRHYIRERQAALLKLPNE; this comes from the coding sequence ATGAATGGCAGATCTATAGATGATAAGAAGTTATCTTCCTTTGAGCAATATAAGTTATCTTCTAATAAGGATGAAATAGATCTCATAGAACTAGTATCTATTGTGTTAAATTCATATAAGTCAGTTGTTTTTATTACCCTAGCGTTTGTTTTTTTTGGGGGGTGTACTATATTTTTCTCTCCAAAAAACTGGGTCAGTTCTGCGGCTGTTTCTCTCCCTTCCGATCTTCAACTTCAATCTCTAGAAACTGTAAATACCTCACTGTTGTTATTAAATATTGATATTAATATTAGTCAAGAGGATGTTTTTGGGGTATTTAGAAAGTATTACTCATCTCAGGATCTATTTAATAAGTACTTAGATACTCTGAAGGTTAAGCCGGTAGGGAGTGTGTCGGTTACAGGAATTGTTACAGATAAAAATGCTTATATTCTCAGTTACAATTCTAGTATAGATTCTGGTATGAAAGAAATATTGTCTGGCTACATTGATTATGTTAACAGACAAGTGAGTAATAATATAAATTATAATATTGAACTTATATTAGATACTTCCAAAAAAACAGCGAATGAAGAGTATCAGCTTGCTTTACAGCAAGCTGAAAATGAGCAGAAGGTTAAAATACAACGATTGGAATATGCTGCGTTAATAGCTAAAGCCGCTGGATTGCAAAAACCAATTAACAATGAGTTTGAGAGTCTTGATAAAATTTCGAGTTATCCTATTTCATTGGGTTATGATGCATTAGATAAGCAATTAGAAATTGAAAAATCAATATCAGATCTAACGACAATTAATGCTGAGTTACTTAATAAAAAACTCTATCTAGATAAAATTAATGCACTTCAGCCAGTGATCATTCATCTTGATGCATTCGAATATTTACAGTTCCCTTCTGAACCAGTGCAGCAAGATGCTAAAAAGCGTCTTCTCACAATAATTATATTTGGCTTTATTGGCTTTGTTAGTTCTATTGGATTTGTCTTGGTTCGTCATTATATTCGTGAACGACAGGCTGCATTACTTAAATTGCCGAACGAATAA